A window of Methanorbis rubei contains these coding sequences:
- a CDS encoding NAD(P)H-dependent oxidoreductase: MASILVTCYSRTGKTKLLAEAIGRGAAEVAGMNVDVLAFNRVTASDFVRYDGIILGSPVYFGGVASEFKELIDDTTFVRGKLCGKVGAAFTTAGDRTGGKETAILSIVQAMLIHGMIVVGDPIANSEGNEEHSGGHYGLAADGQLNETDIEHGVNFGRYVAKIVARMAEEKSV, translated from the coding sequence ATGGCTTCGATACTTGTTACCTGCTACAGCCGTACCGGTAAGACAAAACTCCTTGCTGAGGCAATAGGCCGAGGCGCTGCCGAGGTTGCCGGCATGAATGTTGATGTTCTCGCATTCAACCGCGTGACTGCAAGCGATTTTGTCAGATATGATGGTATCATTCTTGGCTCTCCGGTCTACTTCGGCGGAGTTGCATCCGAGTTCAAGGAGCTGATCGATGATACGACATTTGTTCGGGGAAAGCTCTGCGGCAAGGTTGGAGCTGCGTTTACTACGGCAGGCGACCGGACCGGAGGCAAAGAGACGGCGATTTTATCAATCGTTCAGGCGATGCTGATTCACGGAATGATTGTGGTGGGAGATCCAATCGCAAACTCGGAAGGCAACGAGGAACACTCAGGCGGACATTACGGTCTTGCAGCGGATGGTCAGCTGAACGAGACAGATATCGAGCATGGCGTAAACTTCGGCAGGTACGTGGCAAAGATTGTTGCCCGCATGGCTGAAGAAAAATCAGTGTAA
- a CDS encoding hydrophobe/amphiphile efflux-3 (HAE3) family transporter, with protein sequence MNRPFLVGCFLIVLILLAVFGASTLSMSTETQDSDKLKHGSYIAESYKNNFQSASIMLMVQADSVTDVVVVDKVYTLEQQYLSVQGVASAQSVYDVLALYNGGTIPQNQATIDAVVAQIPADITTSIMPNGQLAIVLIKLDTGTSSAKQQSILNDLRSMTDAADVPPGVTLTFTGSAAMQQDMGGDLGGNMIMLLVAAIALMTIACRLLFNHVRYPLLSIVSVFTGLILTFGMMGIVGLPFSMTTIGALPILLGIGVDYAIQVHSRLDDEARRHPLPEAIKIAITKTGSAVFYAMIASACGFLAMMVSTLPDIRQFGITAILGIACCYVAALLIIPLAAILTNYTPKPHKVLPNGEIKKPFSETYNQILHKLTMRVTKYAIPIMLILCIIGFTGLYLDEEVPVSTDMKSYVPGDMPAIVNINTVTRAMGDTGGFPVYVQGGELTSPDVIEWMYKWGYHELALYNTQFTSVSSIATVIVQKNGGVIPTTQVEIDNILNSMSESEKASYLKDNSQAIINFGMKSLSEAQQRSLVTEVTADVQFFAPPPGVEAVVTGSPYSFVEMMNDIREGKTKMTLLAFVIIFAFLALLYRSAGMAICPLIPIVMIIGWNGAAMYIFSIDYTILTATMGAMTIGVAAEYCIMMVERIYEEMEHHDTVTAVENGTGKIGTAITVSGCATMCGFSALLFSNFPIISGFGMVTVIAMAFTLFGAVIAVPATVAIVLKNRKRGKLDEDGDSSRNAMNCPVL encoded by the coding sequence GTGAACCGGCCCTTTTTGGTTGGCTGTTTCCTGATTGTTCTCATTTTGCTCGCAGTATTCGGAGCAAGTACTCTCTCCATGAGTACTGAGACACAGGATTCGGACAAGCTCAAGCATGGTTCCTATATTGCGGAAAGTTACAAGAATAACTTCCAGTCGGCCTCTATCATGCTGATGGTACAGGCCGATTCGGTAACGGATGTCGTCGTTGTTGACAAAGTTTACACTTTGGAGCAACAGTATCTCTCGGTGCAAGGGGTTGCATCGGCACAGAGTGTCTATGATGTTTTAGCTTTGTATAATGGCGGAACCATTCCGCAAAATCAGGCAACAATTGATGCTGTAGTGGCTCAAATTCCTGCAGACATTACCACATCCATTATGCCGAACGGGCAGCTTGCGATTGTTTTGATCAAGCTGGATACGGGAACTTCTTCTGCAAAACAGCAGAGTATTCTCAATGACCTTCGAAGCATGACGGATGCTGCTGATGTCCCTCCGGGAGTTACACTGACATTCACCGGTAGCGCTGCCATGCAGCAGGATATGGGCGGCGACCTCGGCGGAAACATGATCATGCTGCTGGTTGCGGCAATTGCTCTGATGACCATTGCCTGCAGACTGCTCTTCAACCATGTCCGCTATCCGCTGCTCTCGATCGTGAGTGTGTTCACGGGTCTTATCCTGACGTTTGGTATGATGGGTATTGTCGGTCTGCCGTTCTCGATGACAACGATTGGTGCACTGCCGATTCTCTTAGGTATTGGTGTGGACTATGCAATTCAGGTTCATTCGCGTCTTGATGATGAGGCAAGACGGCATCCTTTGCCCGAGGCAATTAAGATTGCAATCACCAAGACGGGTTCTGCGGTATTTTATGCAATGATTGCAAGTGCCTGCGGTTTCCTTGCAATGATGGTTTCCACACTGCCTGACATCCGTCAGTTTGGTATCACGGCAATTCTTGGTATTGCCTGTTGTTATGTTGCGGCACTGCTGATTATCCCGCTGGCGGCAATTCTCACGAACTACACGCCAAAGCCGCACAAGGTTCTGCCGAACGGTGAGATCAAGAAGCCGTTCTCCGAGACCTACAACCAGATTCTGCACAAACTCACCATGCGGGTGACAAAATACGCAATCCCGATTATGCTGATCCTCTGTATTATCGGATTCACGGGTCTCTATCTTGATGAGGAGGTTCCGGTCAGTACAGATATGAAGTCGTATGTGCCCGGAGACATGCCGGCAATTGTGAACATTAACACGGTTACCCGTGCGATGGGCGATACCGGAGGTTTCCCAGTGTATGTACAGGGCGGGGAGCTGACGAGTCCTGATGTGATTGAGTGGATGTATAAGTGGGGCTATCATGAACTGGCATTGTATAACACGCAGTTTACGAGTGTGTCCAGCATTGCAACGGTGATTGTTCAGAAGAACGGCGGTGTTATTCCAACTACGCAGGTGGAGATCGATAATATTCTGAACTCAATGTCAGAGTCAGAGAAGGCATCTTACCTGAAGGACAACTCGCAGGCGATTATCAACTTCGGTATGAAGTCGCTGTCAGAAGCCCAGCAGCGTTCTCTCGTAACAGAAGTTACGGCCGACGTCCAGTTCTTTGCTCCGCCTCCGGGCGTTGAAGCAGTGGTGACCGGCAGCCCGTACTCGTTTGTTGAGATGATGAACGATATCCGTGAAGGTAAGACGAAGATGACGCTGCTTGCATTCGTGATCATCTTTGCGTTCCTGGCACTCCTCTACCGCAGTGCCGGTATGGCAATCTGTCCGCTGATTCCGATCGTGATGATTATCGGCTGGAATGGTGCGGCGATGTACATCTTCAGCATCGATTACACGATCCTGACGGCAACGATGGGGGCGATGACGATTGGTGTGGCTGCTGAGTACTGTATTATGATGGTCGAGCGTATTTACGAGGAGATGGAGCATCATGATACGGTTACTGCGGTGGAAAACGGTACCGGAAAGATCGGTACGGCAATTACGGTCTCTGGTTGTGCGACGATGTGCGGTTTCTCGGCACTGTTGTTCTCCAACTTCCCGATCATCAGCGGATTTGGTATGGTGACGGTAATTGCGATGGCGTTCACGCTGTTCGGTGCGGTCATTGCAGTGCCTGCAACAGTTGCGATCGTTCTGAAAAACCGCAAACGCGGCAAGCTGGATGAGGACGGGGACTCCTCGCGCAATGCGATGAATTGTCCGGTCCTCTAA
- a CDS encoding 4Fe-4S binding protein: MKLMVTFDREGVLEANIANAILKSGVPVNVERAQIDGDDGWTLLDVADDKAEKFIAALRHPGVTVRIQKDAVSHNITECVDCGLCISICQKQVFSFNDSWQLQVNSERCVLCGRCVMYCPQRALTLQQ; encoded by the coding sequence ATGAAGCTCATGGTTACCTTTGATCGCGAAGGAGTGCTTGAAGCAAACATCGCGAACGCGATTCTGAAGTCCGGAGTTCCGGTAAATGTCGAACGTGCCCAGATTGACGGTGACGACGGCTGGACTCTGCTCGACGTTGCAGACGATAAGGCAGAGAAATTCATCGCCGCCCTGCGTCATCCGGGCGTGACGGTCAGGATTCAGAAGGATGCTGTCTCCCACAACATAACCGAATGTGTTGACTGCGGTCTGTGCATCAGCATCTGCCAGAAGCAGGTGTTCTCCTTCAATGACTCCTGGCAGCTTCAGGTCAACTCGGAACGCTGTGTACTCTGCGGCCGCTGCGTGATGTACTGCCCGCAGCGTGCGCTGACCCTTCAGCAATGA
- a CDS encoding alanine/glycine:cation symporter family protein: MSFLEVLNDTVTTVNGVINTYAWYLAFVFLIGIGLYFTIKSNGVQLNRLGEACRLAFTGIREKRSKQTISSFQAFCVSMGARIGVGNIAGVAVAIVSGGPGAVFWMWVFAFIGAATSFVECTIGQIYKEKKEDGFYHGGPAYYIKHGLGKPKFAAFIAVLIIFTYGLMFIGVQANTATIAFSNAFGTDQLVFAVIMTVLAAVIIFGGIKRVAKASVWMVPAMAMLWMILCAVIVLVNFTQVSLVIETIFSYAFGVQAFVGGGIGAAIMWGLKRGVFSNEAGIGSIPNVSSSAHVKHPVKQGLIQSVGVLIDTLVVCSATAFVVLIYTNVAYPDYANIPTSGAVLVQEAMSSTFLGEAGPYVIALFMLVFAFSSLISYYSMSEANAKFITQRKEAIVILRVAIVAMVFVASMMSMGLAWDMADTFQALMGIFNMGVLLLLSKYAFEALKDYFDQKANGVEEPIFTPESISNSKGVTCWPDTGEEDMI, encoded by the coding sequence ATGAGTTTTTTGGAGGTGCTCAATGACACCGTCACTACGGTTAACGGTGTCATAAATACCTACGCTTGGTATCTTGCGTTTGTATTCCTGATCGGTATCGGTCTGTATTTCACCATTAAATCCAATGGTGTGCAGCTGAACCGTCTTGGTGAGGCGTGCAGACTCGCCTTTACTGGTATTCGAGAAAAAAGAAGTAAACAGACCATCTCTTCCTTCCAGGCATTCTGTGTCAGTATGGGTGCCCGTATTGGTGTCGGTAACATCGCTGGTGTGGCGGTTGCTATCGTATCCGGAGGTCCGGGAGCAGTGTTCTGGATGTGGGTCTTTGCCTTTATCGGTGCTGCAACCAGTTTCGTTGAGTGTACGATCGGTCAGATCTATAAAGAGAAGAAAGAGGACGGATTCTATCACGGAGGTCCGGCATACTATATCAAACACGGTCTGGGCAAGCCGAAGTTCGCTGCCTTCATCGCAGTTTTAATTATCTTCACCTATGGTCTGATGTTTATCGGAGTACAGGCCAACACGGCAACCATTGCATTTTCCAATGCATTTGGCACTGACCAGCTTGTCTTTGCAGTCATTATGACTGTTCTTGCAGCAGTCATCATCTTCGGTGGTATCAAGCGTGTTGCTAAGGCATCTGTGTGGATGGTGCCGGCAATGGCAATGCTGTGGATGATCCTCTGTGCAGTGATTGTTCTCGTGAACTTTACCCAGGTATCCCTTGTTATTGAGACCATCTTCTCCTACGCCTTTGGTGTACAGGCATTCGTGGGCGGAGGAATTGGTGCTGCTATCATGTGGGGTCTGAAGCGTGGTGTCTTCTCCAACGAGGCTGGTATCGGTTCGATTCCAAACGTTTCCTCCTCGGCACATGTGAAGCACCCGGTCAAGCAAGGTCTTATCCAGTCAGTTGGTGTGTTAATTGACACACTGGTCGTCTGTTCTGCAACTGCATTTGTAGTTCTTATCTACACCAACGTTGCCTACCCTGACTATGCAAACATCCCGACAAGCGGCGCAGTCCTCGTGCAGGAAGCAATGAGCTCTACGTTCCTCGGAGAAGCAGGTCCGTATGTGATTGCTCTCTTTATGCTGGTCTTTGCATTCAGCAGTCTTATCAGCTACTACTCGATGAGTGAGGCAAACGCGAAGTTCATTACCCAGCGCAAGGAAGCAATCGTTATCCTGCGTGTGGCAATCGTCGCCATGGTGTTTGTTGCATCCATGATGTCGATGGGCCTTGCATGGGATATGGCAGACACGTTCCAGGCACTGATGGGTATCTTCAACATGGGAGTGCTGCTCCTGCTCAGCAAGTATGCCTTTGAGGCACTCAAAGACTACTTTGATCAAAAGGCAAACGGTGTTGAGGAACCGATCTTCACGCCTGAGAGTATTTCCAACAGCAAGGGTGTGACCTGCTGGCCGGATACCGGCGAAGAGGATATGATCTAA
- a CDS encoding Nif3-like dinuclear metal center hexameric protein has product MYLSEFIKKLEEIAPPGLAEEFDTGKIGLIVEGTYDVRTVACALDATPHVTEMAAELGVDALVVHHPPFWAPMHGIVGRDADVAKPLMRENINLYAMHTNYDHADGGINDCLADEIGLTDCVKGSLEIVGTMTMSFEEIASKLGCSLRVWGDLDGVTRLAAAGGSAFDWELIEEAESLGAQAYLASELKYNIARESPIPCIEATHYALEAPGMRALAKRNDWIFIEDIPETSIIL; this is encoded by the coding sequence ATGTACCTCAGTGAATTCATCAAAAAACTCGAGGAGATTGCACCGCCAGGTCTCGCTGAAGAGTTCGACACCGGAAAGATCGGTCTGATCGTTGAGGGAACATACGATGTGAGAACGGTTGCCTGTGCGCTGGACGCAACACCACATGTTACGGAGATGGCAGCAGAGCTTGGCGTTGATGCTCTTGTTGTGCATCATCCTCCATTCTGGGCACCGATGCATGGAATTGTCGGCAGGGATGCGGATGTGGCAAAGCCATTGATGCGGGAAAATATCAATCTGTATGCGATGCACACGAACTATGATCATGCAGACGGCGGAATTAACGACTGTCTGGCTGATGAGATCGGACTCACCGACTGCGTGAAGGGGTCGCTCGAAATTGTTGGAACGATGACGATGTCCTTTGAAGAGATTGCGTCAAAACTTGGATGCAGTCTCCGCGTCTGGGGAGACTTGGACGGAGTAACGCGTCTTGCGGCAGCGGGCGGTTCGGCATTTGACTGGGAGCTGATCGAGGAGGCGGAAAGTCTCGGGGCTCAGGCATATCTTGCCTCGGAGCTGAAGTATAACATTGCCCGCGAGTCGCCGATTCCCTGTATTGAGGCAACGCATTATGCTCTTGAGGCTCCCGGCATGCGTGCTCTTGCAAAGCGGAACGACTGGATATTTATTGAGGATATTCCTGAGACTTCGATTATTTTATGA
- a CDS encoding MBL fold metallo-hydrolase — MECVLLASGSKGNSIYIGNDADAIVVDAGVGYLKRTLEDLCLDTSRVRALCLTHEHSDHVRSAKAFVKAMHIPVYATGGTLDASVRGGFVPQSAGLVQCRDKIASTLGSLNITAFRTYHDAAEPSGFVIDDGESRIGVCLDTHEVTPAMLDILRECDAVVLESNYCSPAMQTDKFPECGECRSCGAKCCGNRKVLRLYPRYLKDRIRDDGHLSNEDSSAVVADLANEVGVIALAHLSENYNRPNLARESAEDAAGESGVQIFVSDQLTGYREQRLVRFRI; from the coding sequence ATGGAATGCGTGCTGCTCGCAAGCGGAAGCAAAGGAAACAGCATCTACATCGGCAACGATGCGGATGCGATTGTGGTTGATGCCGGTGTCGGGTATCTGAAGCGTACGCTCGAAGATCTTTGTCTGGATACGTCCCGCGTTCGTGCGCTGTGTCTCACGCATGAACACTCCGATCATGTCCGCTCGGCAAAGGCGTTTGTAAAAGCGATGCATATTCCGGTCTATGCAACCGGAGGAACGCTCGACGCATCAGTTCGCGGAGGTTTTGTTCCGCAGTCTGCGGGACTCGTTCAGTGCCGCGATAAAATCGCGTCCACGCTTGGAAGCCTGAACATCACCGCGTTTCGGACCTATCATGATGCTGCCGAGCCTTCGGGTTTTGTCATTGATGACGGTGAGTCCCGCATCGGTGTCTGCCTTGACACGCATGAGGTGACACCTGCGATGCTTGACATTCTTCGCGAATGTGACGCAGTTGTGCTGGAAAGCAACTACTGCTCCCCGGCCATGCAGACCGATAAATTTCCCGAGTGCGGGGAGTGCCGGAGTTGCGGCGCGAAATGCTGCGGCAACCGAAAGGTTCTGAGATTATATCCGCGGTATCTCAAAGACCGTATCCGCGACGACGGCCATCTTTCCAATGAAGACTCTTCTGCGGTTGTGGCAGATCTCGCAAACGAGGTCGGAGTGATCGCCCTCGCACATCTCTCCGAGAACTACAACCGCCCGAATCTTGCCCGCGAGTCTGCGGAGGATGCCGCAGGCGAATCAGGAGTACAAATTTTTGTCAGCGATCAACTGACCGGATACCGGGAGCAGCGACTCGTCCGGTTCAGGATATAA
- a CDS encoding MarR family transcriptional regulator encodes MKDEEIDWALYHLLPESRPVTISALVEQCGLSRDVVEASLERMENNCLIAVMGESVNLLSLTDMLMMNQMMHDSSMPVYIENGVIKAKK; translated from the coding sequence ATGAAGGATGAGGAGATTGACTGGGCACTCTATCACCTGCTGCCGGAAAGCAGGCCGGTGACGATCTCTGCTCTCGTTGAACAGTGCGGACTGTCGCGCGATGTGGTGGAGGCTTCCCTTGAACGGATGGAAAACAACTGCCTCATTGCGGTGATGGGCGAGTCTGTCAATCTCTTAAGTCTCACGGACATGCTGATGATGAATCAGATGATGCATGATTCCAGCATGCCGGTCTATATCGAAAACGGAGTTATCAAGGCGAAGAAATAA
- a CDS encoding UPF0280 family protein, which produces MIREHFEYRQTITTILADDQLHIEAAKAGMIAARTDLESYLCADPFFGTSYSPVPAAAGAPLIVERMADACREADVGPMAAVAAAVAWAGVESMVEAGALFGLIDNGGDIVFVADRPVRVGIYAGDAPISGKYAFVVPQVSGIRGICTSSATVGPSVSFGIADAVVVFSNNPAKADAWATSLCNTILPTAEGLAVPSEADIDAVYAVIGDWTAAWGDLPEIVPAAVRYDMITKGE; this is translated from the coding sequence ATGATTCGCGAACACTTCGAGTACCGCCAGACCATCACCACCATTCTCGCTGATGACCAGCTTCACATCGAAGCTGCCAAAGCGGGAATGATCGCCGCACGGACTGACCTTGAGTCATATCTCTGTGCGGACCCGTTTTTTGGAACCTCCTACTCACCAGTTCCCGCAGCAGCAGGAGCACCGCTTATTGTAGAAAGAATGGCGGACGCATGCCGTGAGGCAGATGTCGGCCCGATGGCCGCGGTTGCCGCAGCGGTTGCATGGGCAGGAGTTGAATCAATGGTTGAGGCTGGAGCTCTGTTCGGTCTCATTGACAATGGCGGCGATATTGTTTTTGTCGCAGACCGTCCGGTTCGCGTCGGCATCTATGCAGGAGATGCTCCCATCTCAGGAAAATATGCGTTCGTTGTGCCGCAAGTAAGCGGTATTCGCGGTATCTGCACCTCATCAGCAACTGTCGGCCCTTCGGTCTCGTTTGGGATTGCCGATGCGGTGGTGGTGTTTTCAAACAATCCTGCAAAAGCAGATGCCTGGGCAACCTCGCTGTGCAATACGATACTGCCGACAGCAGAGGGGCTTGCAGTTCCGTCCGAGGCTGATATTGATGCGGTCTATGCGGTCATTGGCGACTGGACTGCTGCGTGGGGTGACCTGCCGGAGATTGTTCCGGCAGCGGTCAGGTATGATATGATCACCAAAGGTGAGTGA
- a CDS encoding homocysteine biosynthesis protein: protein MYKSIDDINERIRDGSVRVVTAEEMPDIVDELGVSGALREVDVVTTGTFGAMCSSGAFLNFGHSEIPIRMEKMWLNGVEAYGGIASVDCYIGATQESTTKGIEYGGAHVIEDLIAGKAVELQARGKGTDCYPRQSITNEFTLADLNQAVMLNPRNSYQCYNAATNMGGRPIKTYMGYLLPGHRNITYSGAGALSPLPNDPTFSVIGSGTPIFLGGANGTVVGEGTQHSPGAGFGTLMTTGDMKEMSPEYIRAASMTGYGVTMYVGVGIPIPLLNEEIVKHTAVRDEDIVTSIVDYGTPMRDRPVVRKVTYKELKSGSVEIDGEEIKTSPLSSYKKAREVANELKARVENGSFLMACATREINAVKKNRPMSEHGVVRRVSEMMTSTFVTITGEKNVKEAATLLLKGNTNHLPVIAAENRLIGIVTTYDISKAFARDEEDKCVSDIMTRNVITALPDEPVDLAARRLQQHNIGALVVVDPAKKVLGMLNSYALGDLVGERWHQ, encoded by the coding sequence ATGTACAAATCCATCGATGATATCAACGAACGTATCCGCGATGGAAGCGTGCGGGTTGTAACGGCCGAAGAGATGCCGGACATCGTCGATGAACTCGGAGTGTCCGGAGCCCTCCGGGAAGTGGACGTTGTCACAACCGGCACCTTCGGAGCAATGTGCTCATCAGGAGCGTTCCTCAACTTCGGTCACTCAGAAATACCGATCCGCATGGAAAAAATGTGGCTTAACGGGGTTGAAGCATACGGAGGTATTGCATCAGTCGACTGCTATATCGGGGCAACTCAGGAATCAACCACCAAAGGTATTGAGTACGGCGGAGCTCACGTCATTGAAGATCTCATTGCCGGAAAAGCGGTCGAGTTACAGGCCCGCGGTAAAGGAACCGACTGCTATCCCCGCCAGTCGATCACGAACGAGTTCACACTTGCCGATCTCAATCAGGCGGTTATGCTCAATCCGCGAAACTCGTATCAGTGCTATAACGCGGCAACTAACATGGGCGGCCGTCCGATCAAAACCTACATGGGATACCTCCTGCCGGGCCACCGCAACATCACGTACTCGGGCGCTGGCGCTCTTTCACCGCTTCCCAATGATCCGACATTTTCGGTGATCGGTTCAGGAACTCCGATCTTCCTTGGCGGCGCGAACGGGACAGTCGTCGGCGAAGGAACCCAGCACTCGCCGGGCGCAGGATTTGGAACCCTCATGACGACAGGCGACATGAAGGAGATGTCGCCTGAGTATATTCGTGCAGCAAGCATGACCGGCTACGGAGTTACCATGTATGTCGGTGTCGGTATTCCGATCCCTCTCTTAAACGAGGAGATCGTGAAACACACTGCCGTCCGCGACGAAGATATTGTGACCAGCATTGTGGACTACGGAACTCCAATGCGCGACCGTCCGGTTGTCAGAAAAGTCACCTACAAGGAACTGAAGAGCGGCTCTGTTGAAATTGATGGCGAAGAGATCAAGACCTCGCCGCTCTCCAGCTACAAAAAAGCCCGCGAGGTTGCCAATGAACTGAAGGCAAGAGTTGAGAACGGTTCCTTCCTGATGGCCTGCGCGACACGCGAAATAAATGCCGTAAAGAAGAACAGACCTATGTCAGAGCACGGTGTCGTCCGCCGCGTAAGCGAGATGATGACGTCAACCTTTGTGACCATCACTGGCGAGAAAAATGTCAAGGAAGCGGCGACCCTTCTTCTCAAAGGAAACACCAATCATCTGCCGGTCATTGCCGCCGAAAATCGGCTGATCGGTATTGTCACCACCTATGACATCTCAAAAGCGTTTGCCCGCGATGAAGAGGACAAATGCGTGTCAGATATTATGACAAGAAACGTGATCACCGCACTGCCTGACGAGCCGGTCGACCTCGCGGCACGCAGACTTCAGCAGCACAATATCGGCGCACTGGTTGTGGTTGATCCTGCCAAAAAAGTTCTCGGCATGCTCAACTCCTATGCATTGGGTGATCTTGTCGGAGAGAGGTGGCATCAATGA
- a CDS encoding ATP-dependent DNA ligase: MLFREFAELCDTIEKTSSRLAMADLLAEVFPTLSADDLPIFVRFSRGKIFPDWSAEKLGFGPGLLYEALAYVIGKKRETVISAINSSGDTGRVVEGLLEKREQTMFFSEELELLDVHSRFVQMAKTSGRKSQQERMRSAQYLFSNASPLEGRYLARLMLEEMRIGVGEGVVREAVAKGFAVSEEIVEHAHQALNDLGEVALLAKTNSAALAEVRITPFRPVKMMLAQAGSITGMVETHGSVVAENKYDGSRFQFHKVGSKTAIYSRRLEEMTKSLPDVVALLTAATDHDVIIDGEVIAMQDGKPMPFQTVLRRIRRKHDVAEVAGAISMQPRVFDILVCDGETLIDKPLSERRSILESVMKEFVAPQMVSDSSEDIERYYHAALDSGNEGIMLKVPDSPYLPGNRGKLWIKIKPEVDTIDLTVIGAEWGEGKRAKMFGSFLLACQDENGDLLELSRVATGIDDAMLAELYELFKEKIVAEHGKTVVFEPDVVFEVGYAELQRSTNYAAGYALRFPRFVRLRDDKDPSEIETIESLARRYSMQNKAGQ, translated from the coding sequence ATGCTGTTTCGTGAATTTGCAGAGCTCTGCGACACCATAGAAAAAACCTCCTCGCGCCTTGCCATGGCTGATCTTTTAGCCGAGGTGTTTCCAACCCTGTCGGCCGATGACCTCCCGATCTTTGTCAGGTTTTCCCGCGGGAAAATTTTCCCTGACTGGTCGGCTGAGAAGCTTGGTTTTGGTCCGGGGCTTTTGTATGAAGCGCTTGCCTACGTTATCGGCAAAAAACGGGAGACCGTTATCTCCGCAATCAACAGTTCAGGCGATACGGGCAGGGTTGTCGAAGGACTTTTGGAGAAACGCGAACAGACGATGTTCTTCTCTGAAGAGCTTGAATTGCTTGACGTGCACTCGCGATTCGTGCAGATGGCAAAAACGTCCGGCAGAAAGTCTCAGCAGGAACGTATGCGTTCCGCCCAGTATCTGTTTTCCAACGCGTCCCCTCTTGAAGGCAGATATCTTGCCAGACTGATGCTTGAAGAGATGCGTATCGGTGTCGGTGAAGGTGTTGTCAGGGAAGCGGTTGCAAAAGGGTTCGCAGTTTCTGAGGAGATTGTTGAACACGCTCATCAGGCGCTGAATGATCTCGGCGAAGTGGCACTTTTAGCAAAGACCAATTCAGCAGCACTCGCAGAAGTGCGGATAACTCCTTTCCGGCCGGTCAAGATGATGCTTGCCCAGGCAGGTTCAATCACCGGCATGGTCGAGACCCATGGTTCAGTAGTTGCGGAAAATAAGTACGACGGCAGCAGATTTCAGTTTCACAAAGTGGGCAGTAAGACTGCTATCTACTCCCGCCGTCTTGAGGAGATGACAAAGTCCCTTCCTGACGTTGTGGCACTTTTGACAGCCGCAACTGATCACGACGTCATCATCGACGGCGAAGTTATTGCGATGCAGGATGGAAAACCGATGCCGTTTCAGACCGTGCTTCGAAGAATCCGAAGAAAGCATGATGTCGCGGAGGTTGCCGGGGCCATCAGCATGCAACCGCGGGTGTTTGACATTCTCGTCTGCGACGGCGAGACCCTGATTGATAAGCCGCTGTCAGAGCGGCGGAGTATTCTCGAATCCGTGATGAAGGAGTTCGTTGCCCCTCAGATGGTGAGCGACTCATCCGAAGATATTGAGCGGTATTATCATGCCGCTCTCGATAGCGGCAACGAAGGAATCATGCTGAAGGTCCCTGACTCTCCTTATCTCCCCGGCAATCGGGGCAAGCTCTGGATAAAGATAAAACCCGAGGTCGACACGATCGATCTCACCGTTATCGGTGCCGAGTGGGGTGAGGGAAAACGTGCGAAAATGTTTGGATCGTTCCTGCTTGCCTGTCAGGATGAGAACGGGGATCTATTGGAGCTGAGCCGCGTTGCAACCGGTATCGATGACGCGATGCTTGCCGAGCTGTACGAACTCTTTAAGGAAAAAATTGTTGCCGAACACGGCAAAACCGTTGTGTTCGAACCGGACGTTGTCTTTGAAGTAGGATACGCTGAACTGCAGAGAAGCACGAATTATGCAGCAGGATACGCTCTGCGATTCCCCAGATTTGTCCGTCTGAGGGATGACAAGGATCCAAGCGAGATCGAAACGATCGAGTCTCTTGCCAGAAGATACTCGATGCAAAATAAAGCCGGCCAGTAA